One genomic window of Bradyrhizobium sp. CCGE-LA001 includes the following:
- a CDS encoding Maf-like protein: MLGRPKFVLASGSPRRLSLLNQAGIEPDALRPADVDETPRRGELPRACANRLARAKADAALKSVQLDDELRGAFILSADTVVAVGRRILPKANLVDEAAQCLRLLSGRNHRVYTAICLVTPREAFRQRLVETRVRFKRLSEDDIQAYIGSGEWRGKAGGYAVQGIAGSFVVKMVGSYTNVVGLPLYETTTLLGGEGFPIRFGWLNATTAV, translated from the coding sequence ATGCTCGGCCGCCCCAAATTCGTACTTGCCTCCGGTTCGCCGCGTCGGCTGTCGCTGCTCAACCAGGCCGGCATCGAGCCGGACGCGCTCCGGCCGGCCGACGTCGACGAGACGCCGAGGCGGGGCGAGCTGCCGCGTGCCTGCGCCAATCGGCTCGCCCGGGCCAAGGCCGATGCGGCGCTCAAATCGGTGCAGCTGGATGACGAACTGCGGGGCGCGTTCATCCTCTCCGCCGACACCGTGGTCGCGGTCGGCCGCCGCATCCTGCCCAAGGCGAACCTCGTCGACGAAGCCGCGCAGTGCCTGCGGCTGCTGTCGGGCCGCAACCACCGCGTCTACACCGCGATCTGCCTGGTCACGCCGCGCGAGGCCTTCCGCCAGCGTCTGGTAGAGACTCGCGTCCGCTTCAAGCGCCTGTCGGAGGACGACATCCAAGCCTATATAGGCTCCGGCGAATGGCGCGGCAAAGCCGGCGGCTACGCCGTGCAGGGCATCGCCGGGTCCTTCGTGGTGAAGATGGTGGGCTCCTACACCAACGTCGTCGGGCTGCCACTCTACGAGACCACCACGCTGCTCGGCGGCGAGGGCTTTCCGATCCGCTTCGGCTGGCTCAACGCCACCACCGCGGTGTGA
- the yacG gene encoding DNA gyrase inhibitor YacG, producing the protein MNDHVKPPAAPLKTCPICGKPQSEATRPFCSSRCRDVDLNRWLKGSYVIPGRDDETDDVE; encoded by the coding sequence ATGAACGATCACGTCAAGCCGCCCGCCGCCCCGCTCAAAACCTGCCCGATCTGCGGCAAGCCGCAGTCAGAGGCCACCCGTCCGTTTTGCTCCTCGCGCTGCCGCGACGTCGACCTGAACCGCTGGCTGAAAGGCTCCTACGTTATCCCCGGCCGCGACGATGAAACCGACGACGTGGAATAG
- a CDS encoding SAM-dependent methyltransferase — MDLAATHPAVRFDGVPFFARLALRLASQLRCGTLHVHLPDQRMVTLRGQHAGPSASIELKNYRFARSLVIGGDIGMAEAYIRGDWATPDLAQLLYVLCLNEDLVDNAFAGNMLVRLCRRAVHRLRRNSKEGSRHNIHAHYDLGNEFFASWLDSSMTYSSALFSAETADLPAAQQHKYEQLAKAIELQPGQRVLEIGCGWGGFAEFAAKTYGANVVALTISKEQHDFARRRIHKAGLAEKVEVRLQDYRDQDGHFDRIASIEMIEAVGEQFWPAYFNQLKQRLKPGGLAGIQAITVHDELFGSYRQRVDFIQRYIFPGGMLPSANILRSFGERFEMPVIRERMFGQDYAKTISVWRDGFSRAWIDLTSLGFDEPFRRMWEYYLCYCEAGFRAGKIDVGHFVFARQG, encoded by the coding sequence ATGGACCTGGCAGCCACCCATCCCGCCGTTCGATTCGACGGCGTCCCGTTCTTCGCCCGCCTGGCTCTGCGCCTTGCATCTCAACTTCGGTGCGGTACCCTGCATGTGCATCTACCCGACCAGAGAATGGTGACGTTGCGCGGCCAGCATGCGGGGCCGTCGGCTTCAATCGAACTGAAGAATTACAGGTTCGCGCGCAGCCTCGTCATCGGCGGCGATATCGGCATGGCCGAGGCTTATATTCGAGGCGACTGGGCCACGCCCGATCTGGCCCAGCTTCTCTACGTGCTCTGTCTCAACGAGGACCTGGTGGACAACGCCTTCGCCGGGAACATGCTGGTTCGCCTATGCCGGCGGGCGGTTCATCGCCTGCGCCGCAACAGCAAGGAGGGATCGCGACACAATATCCATGCGCATTACGATCTCGGAAACGAGTTCTTTGCATCGTGGCTCGATTCCAGCATGACCTATTCGTCGGCTCTGTTCTCGGCCGAGACGGCCGACCTTCCCGCCGCGCAACAGCACAAATACGAGCAGTTGGCGAAGGCGATCGAATTGCAGCCCGGTCAGCGCGTGCTCGAGATCGGATGCGGTTGGGGCGGCTTCGCCGAATTCGCCGCCAAGACTTACGGCGCCAACGTCGTCGCCCTCACCATCAGCAAAGAGCAGCATGATTTTGCTCGTCGCCGGATCCACAAGGCCGGTCTTGCCGAGAAGGTCGAGGTCCGATTGCAGGACTACCGCGACCAGGACGGCCATTTCGACCGCATCGCCTCGATCGAGATGATCGAGGCCGTCGGCGAGCAATTCTGGCCGGCCTATTTCAATCAGCTGAAGCAGAGGCTCAAGCCCGGCGGCCTCGCCGGCATCCAGGCCATCACCGTTCACGACGAGCTCTTCGGCAGCTATCGGCAGCGCGTCGACTTCATCCAGAGATATATCTTCCCGGGCGGGATGCTGCCCTCCGCCAACATCCTGCGCTCCTTCGGCGAACGCTTCGAGATGCCCGTCATTCGCGAGCGCATGTTCGGGCAGGACTACGCAAAGACCATTTCGGTGTGGCGTGACGGTTTCAGCCGGGCCTGGATCGACCTGACCTCGCTCGGATTCGACGAGCCGTTCCGTCGAATGTGGGAATACTATCTGTGCTACTGCGAGGCGGGCTTTCGGGCCGGAAAGATCGACGTCGGGCACTTCGTGTTTGCGCGGCAGGGATGA
- a CDS encoding DUF1365 domain-containing protein yields the protein MLRTETAEVKDATAPAALYRGKVMHARWRPVQHRFTYRVMSLLIDLDRMKEADRQSWLFGINRAAPFSFHEGDHGDGKGTNLSQHARRLAAERGIDLSGGRVLLLCYPRVFGYAFNPLSIYFCYGASGNLALLIYEVRNTFGEMHSYILPVQEGSAGSIVRQSQSKTFYVSPFMEMDTHYRFSVSPPQEDVSVRIVQSGTQGAMFAAAFRGRRRALTNRSLLGALFGLPFLTLKVIAAIHWEAMRLWLKGVPYVPRLKQREI from the coding sequence ATGCTCCGAACCGAGACAGCCGAAGTGAAGGATGCGACAGCGCCCGCCGCGCTCTATCGGGGAAAGGTGATGCACGCGCGATGGCGCCCCGTGCAGCACAGATTCACCTACCGCGTGATGAGCCTGCTGATCGACCTCGACCGGATGAAGGAAGCCGATCGCCAGTCGTGGCTGTTCGGCATCAACCGCGCGGCGCCCTTCAGCTTTCACGAAGGCGATCACGGCGACGGCAAAGGGACGAACCTCAGCCAACACGCCCGACGACTCGCGGCGGAACGCGGTATCGACCTGTCAGGAGGCCGCGTTCTCCTGCTCTGTTATCCCAGGGTCTTCGGTTACGCGTTCAATCCACTCTCGATCTACTTTTGCTATGGCGCGTCCGGCAATCTCGCGTTGCTGATCTACGAGGTCCGCAACACCTTCGGTGAGATGCATTCCTACATCCTGCCGGTGCAAGAGGGTAGCGCAGGCTCCATCGTCCGCCAAAGCCAATCGAAGACATTCTACGTTTCACCCTTCATGGAGATGGATACGCATTACCGCTTCAGCGTTTCTCCACCGCAGGAGGATGTGAGCGTGCGGATCGTGCAGAGCGGCACGCAGGGCGCGATGTTTGCGGCGGCATTCCGCGGACGACGCCGCGCTCTGACGAACCGCTCTCTGCTGGGGGCACTCTTTGGTCTGCCCTTCCTGACTTTGAAGGTCATCGCAGCCATTCACTGGGAAGCAATGCGGCTGTGGCTGAAAGGTGTTCCGTACGTGCCTCGTTTGAAACAACGCGAGATCTGA
- a CDS encoding NAD(P)/FAD-dependent oxidoreductase yields MRLAVIGTGIAGNAAAWLLSKRYAVTVYERELQPGGHSHTVRIDYDGEPIEVDVGFIVFNETNYPQLTSLFAHLGVKTVETCMSFALSADHGRFEWRGSGDSALQTVCGLFAQFRNLASPSYFRMLAEVARFNKQSVADLRAGRLHGLTLGEYLRRRSFGPRLFSDYLGPMGAAIWSSSSDDILSFPAENFVAFFDNHRLLHLDRPRWRTVGGGSRHYVDKLTASFKHNIRLGCAVTSIDRTGHGVTVRDSRGGVESYDAVVMACHSDQALAALSDADAQERSILEAIRYAPNTIYLHRDPSLMPRRRRAWASWNFLRWPRQTPALNDVAVTYWMNRLQGIDERKPLFVSLNPPFEPAADLTFGKFTFAHPQYDLAAFAAQRRLPAIQGRRRTWFCGAWTGYGFHEDGLQAGIAVAEALGADLPWRQRDLALAEAAE; encoded by the coding sequence ATGCGTTTGGCCGTGATCGGGACGGGAATTGCCGGCAATGCCGCGGCGTGGCTCCTGTCGAAACGTTACGCAGTGACCGTTTACGAGCGTGAGCTGCAGCCGGGGGGACATAGCCACACCGTTCGCATCGACTATGACGGCGAGCCCATTGAGGTCGATGTCGGCTTCATCGTGTTCAACGAGACCAACTACCCGCAATTGACGTCGCTGTTCGCGCATCTCGGTGTGAAGACCGTCGAGACCTGCATGAGTTTCGCCCTGTCCGCAGATCACGGCCGGTTCGAATGGCGCGGTAGCGGCGATAGCGCCCTGCAAACGGTCTGCGGCCTGTTCGCGCAATTCCGCAACCTCGCATCCCCGTCATATTTCCGCATGCTGGCGGAGGTTGCGCGGTTCAACAAGCAGAGCGTGGCGGATCTGCGCGCCGGCCGGCTGCACGGCCTTACCCTCGGCGAGTACCTGCGCCGGCGATCATTCGGCCCGCGCCTGTTCTCCGACTATCTCGGCCCGATGGGGGCGGCGATCTGGTCGTCCTCATCCGACGACATCCTGTCGTTTCCGGCCGAAAACTTCGTCGCCTTTTTCGACAACCACCGGCTCCTGCATCTCGACCGGCCGCGCTGGCGCACCGTGGGGGGTGGCAGCCGACACTATGTCGACAAGCTAACCGCTTCGTTCAAGCACAACATTCGGCTAGGCTGTGCGGTGACTTCGATCGACCGAACGGGACATGGCGTGACTGTGCGCGACAGCCGCGGCGGGGTGGAGAGTTACGATGCCGTGGTGATGGCTTGTCACAGCGATCAGGCCTTGGCGGCGTTGTCGGATGCCGACGCCCAGGAGCGTTCCATTCTCGAGGCGATCAGATATGCCCCGAACACCATTTATCTGCACCGTGATCCCAGTCTCATGCCGCGGCGACGTCGGGCCTGGGCCTCCTGGAACTTCCTGCGCTGGCCGCGGCAGACGCCTGCCCTGAACGACGTCGCGGTCACCTATTGGATGAACCGGCTGCAGGGCATCGACGAGCGCAAGCCGCTGTTCGTCAGCCTCAACCCTCCGTTCGAGCCGGCGGCCGATCTGACATTCGGGAAATTCACCTTCGCCCATCCGCAATACGATTTGGCCGCATTCGCGGCGCAGCGGCGGCTGCCCGCGATTCAAGGCCGTCGCCGCACCTGGTTCTGCGGCGCCTGGACCGGCTATGGCTTTCACGAGGACGGGCTGCAGGCCGGCATCGCCGTAGCCGAGGCCCTCGGCGCCGACCTTCCCTGGCGTCAACGGGATCTGGCACTGGCCGAGGCTGCCGAGTAA
- a CDS encoding DUF1295 domain-containing protein, whose amino-acid sequence MILPYIQAIGCMALTLCLLMGLAWVVQQRTGNSGWVDAIWSYSSGLVGAAAALWPLDGALPARQALVAGLVLLWSVRLGTHIARRSAAGVDDPRYANYAREWGADAPRRMFFFLQSQALVSLPLPFAVFLAAHTPAPELRLQDYIGIVIILIAVAGEGLADRQLRRFKRDPSRKGQVCDVGLWRWSRHPNYFFEWLGWLAYPIIALSSGYAWGWASLAAPVIMYWILVHVTGIPPLEQQMLRSRGERYRAYQARTSVFFPWPARQAPR is encoded by the coding sequence ATGATCCTTCCGTACATTCAGGCGATCGGCTGCATGGCGCTGACCCTCTGTCTCTTGATGGGACTGGCCTGGGTCGTCCAGCAGCGCACCGGTAATTCCGGCTGGGTCGACGCGATCTGGTCCTATTCAAGCGGTCTGGTCGGCGCAGCCGCTGCCTTGTGGCCTCTCGACGGCGCCCTGCCGGCTCGCCAGGCGCTCGTTGCAGGGCTTGTGCTGCTCTGGTCGGTGAGGCTCGGCACGCACATTGCGCGTCGCTCTGCAGCCGGGGTCGACGATCCCAGATATGCGAACTATGCGCGCGAATGGGGAGCGGATGCCCCGCGCCGAATGTTCTTCTTCCTGCAATCACAGGCGCTGGTCTCGCTGCCGCTCCCCTTTGCGGTGTTCCTCGCGGCGCACACGCCGGCGCCAGAGCTGCGGCTGCAGGACTACATCGGGATCGTTATCATCCTGATTGCCGTCGCCGGCGAGGGCTTGGCGGATCGGCAGCTGCGGCGCTTCAAACGCGACCCGTCACGCAAGGGACAGGTCTGCGATGTCGGTCTGTGGCGCTGGTCGCGTCATCCCAATTATTTCTTCGAATGGCTGGGGTGGCTGGCTTACCCGATCATCGCGCTGTCATCAGGTTATGCCTGGGGTTGGGCCAGCCTGGCGGCCCCGGTGATCATGTACTGGATCCTGGTCCACGTGACGGGAATCCCCCCGCTTGAGCAGCAGATGCTGCGATCGCGCGGCGAGCGCTATCGTGCATATCAGGCGCGCACCAGCGTCTTCTTCCCATGGCCGGCGCGGCAGGCTCCGCGATAG
- a CDS encoding DUF2177 family protein, whose amino-acid sequence MNLFLTYLAVAVTFVAVDMVWLTIMVDKLYRPVLGDMLRAQPYLPAAAVFYLLYPLGLIWFAVLPAQQDGGALRAFTSGLLLGCFTYATYDLTNQATLRNWSTGLTVADVCWGSCLAGVSAWIGFLVAQKLSH is encoded by the coding sequence ATGAATCTCTTCTTGACCTACCTTGCTGTAGCCGTGACCTTCGTTGCCGTCGACATGGTCTGGCTGACGATCATGGTCGACAAGCTGTATCGGCCGGTGCTCGGCGATATGTTGCGGGCCCAGCCCTACCTGCCAGCCGCAGCCGTATTCTACCTGTTGTATCCTCTCGGCTTGATCTGGTTTGCCGTGCTGCCGGCGCAGCAAGATGGCGGCGCGTTGCGCGCATTCACCTCCGGCCTGCTGCTCGGCTGCTTCACCTATGCGACCTACGATCTCACCAATCAGGCGACGCTGCGAAACTGGTCGACCGGATTGACCGTGGCGGACGTCTGCTGGGGATCATGTCTTGCCGGCGTCAGTGCCTGGATCGGATTCCTCGTCGCCCAAAAGCTGTCGCATTGA
- a CDS encoding RNA polymerase sigma factor — protein MACSSPVNQARIQMLPELLARVSAGEARAFAELHALTRGRLRRIALAIGAAPHDVDDILQDSFLKIWRNAARFDCGRASAMTWMSAIVRNTAIDHLRTRRQPSVEFDEALLTVAADEPSPAEDFDYASAEPIAQGALARLPEDRRRLVALAYLEGESRASLSRRFGVPVGTIKTWLHRTILAMRKDCLSAAAAA, from the coding sequence ATGGCCTGTTCGAGCCCGGTCAATCAGGCGCGGATCCAGATGCTGCCCGAACTGCTGGCACGCGTTTCCGCTGGCGAGGCACGCGCCTTCGCAGAGCTTCACGCTCTGACACGCGGCAGGCTGCGCCGGATTGCGCTGGCGATCGGCGCCGCGCCGCACGACGTCGATGATATCCTGCAGGACAGCTTCCTGAAGATCTGGCGCAACGCCGCTCGGTTCGATTGCGGTCGGGCATCGGCCATGACCTGGATGTCCGCAATCGTCCGGAACACGGCGATCGATCATCTGCGGACCAGGCGGCAGCCCAGCGTCGAATTCGACGAAGCGCTTTTGACGGTGGCAGCAGACGAGCCGTCACCGGCCGAAGATTTCGACTATGCCAGCGCCGAACCCATCGCCCAGGGCGCGTTGGCCCGCTTGCCGGAAGATCGCCGCAGGCTGGTCGCCTTGGCCTATCTCGAAGGCGAGAGCCGCGCGAGCCTGTCGCGGCGCTTCGGTGTGCCGGTCGGCACCATCAAGACCTGGCTGCACCGGACCATTTTGGCGATGCGCAAGGATTGCCTCAGCGCAGCGGCCGCAGCCTGA
- a CDS encoding ChrR family anti-sigma-E factor, with protein MTISHHPPEDLLADFAAGKLEEAHQLVVGVHVAGCPRCTRFVQAIEQLAGAALEDVAPVPIATDAFDRVMSRIHEAPKEAVAPALASDTDDDVPPALRKYRIGKRRRVAPGLSLRPIELSGQGQARAFLLRSAPGSRMLEHTHTGTELTLVLEGSFSHEGGHFGPGDFDYGDDEVEHRPIVGNEGPCLCLVAMTGDLRMNGFLGRLIGPFVRL; from the coding sequence ATGACGATCAGCCATCATCCGCCGGAAGATCTTCTGGCCGATTTCGCGGCCGGCAAGCTTGAAGAGGCCCATCAGCTGGTCGTGGGGGTGCATGTCGCCGGCTGCCCGCGCTGCACCCGCTTCGTGCAGGCCATCGAGCAGCTCGCAGGCGCCGCGCTGGAGGATGTCGCACCGGTGCCGATCGCAACAGATGCGTTCGACCGTGTGATGTCACGCATTCACGAAGCCCCGAAGGAGGCAGTCGCGCCTGCCCTGGCGTCCGACACCGATGACGATGTTCCGCCGGCCTTGCGAAAGTATCGCATCGGCAAGCGCCGGCGGGTCGCGCCCGGTCTCAGCCTGCGACCAATCGAGCTATCTGGTCAGGGCCAAGCGCGTGCCTTCCTGCTTCGGTCAGCGCCGGGCTCGCGCATGCTCGAGCACACTCACACCGGCACCGAGCTGACGCTCGTGCTCGAGGGCAGCTTCAGCCATGAGGGCGGGCACTTTGGTCCCGGTGATTTCGACTATGGCGACGACGAGGTCGAACATCGCCCCATCGTCGGCAACGAAGGTCCTTGCCTCTGCCTGGTCGCGATGACGGGCGACCTGCGCATGAACGGCTTCCTCGGCCGATTGATCGGGCCCTTCGTGCGACTCTGA
- a CDS encoding sigma-70 family RNA polymerase sigma factor, with amino-acid sequence MDWADLIGRVASGGDREAFKRLFEHFAPRIKGLMLKAGCNAEEAEEIAQSTMIAVWRKAHQFDPATAGAAAWIFTIARNLRIDLFRRRMRADRLETGLELPDAPDQAEPADILISRGQDAARIASAIQQLSAEQSLVVRLSFIEERPHPEIARALGIPLGTVKSRIRLAMNRLRDILDEEA; translated from the coding sequence GTGGACTGGGCTGATTTGATCGGACGCGTCGCCTCTGGCGGTGACCGGGAGGCTTTCAAGCGACTGTTTGAGCATTTCGCGCCCCGCATCAAGGGCCTGATGCTCAAAGCAGGTTGCAACGCCGAGGAGGCGGAAGAGATCGCCCAAAGCACCATGATCGCCGTGTGGCGGAAGGCGCACCAGTTCGATCCGGCGACAGCCGGCGCGGCGGCCTGGATCTTCACGATCGCGCGCAATCTGCGGATCGACTTGTTCCGCCGCAGGATGCGGGCGGATCGGCTGGAAACCGGCCTCGAACTGCCCGATGCGCCGGATCAAGCCGAGCCGGCCGACATCCTGATTTCACGCGGGCAGGATGCGGCGCGGATCGCGTCGGCCATTCAGCAACTCTCGGCAGAGCAATCCTTGGTGGTGAGGCTGTCGTTCATCGAGGAAAGGCCACACCCGGAAATCGCGCGCGCACTGGGAATTCCGCTAGGAACGGTCAAGTCAAGGATCAGGTTGGCGATGAACCGGTTGCGAGACATTTTGGACGAAGAAGCATGA
- a CDS encoding FABP family protein, translated as MLPLPADIFTEPEDVSPDGLANLGPLRGLAGSWQANKGIDVNPKAEGPERRTFIERIRMDPIDPQANGPQLFYGLRYHIHINTPEEDITFHDQVGYWLWEPATGLIMQTLAIPRGQVLLASGKAGPDDRTISVSANRGETAYGICSTDFLEQAFRTDSYRCDISFNDDGSWTYLIQTELFVRGAPFNHRDTNTLELVAPPKLNPLAVIVNDRAKAGGSGA; from the coding sequence ATGCTTCCCCTTCCTGCCGACATCTTCACCGAGCCCGAGGACGTCTCGCCCGACGGCCTTGCCAATCTCGGCCCGCTTCGCGGTCTGGCCGGCAGCTGGCAGGCAAACAAGGGTATCGACGTCAATCCGAAGGCGGAGGGACCGGAGCGGCGCACCTTCATCGAGCGCATCCGTATGGACCCGATCGATCCGCAGGCCAACGGGCCGCAGCTGTTCTACGGGCTGCGCTATCACATCCACATCAACACACCCGAAGAGGACATCACCTTCCACGATCAGGTCGGCTATTGGCTGTGGGAGCCGGCGACCGGTCTGATCATGCAGACGCTGGCGATCCCGCGGGGGCAGGTGCTGCTCGCCTCCGGCAAGGCCGGGCCGGACGACAGGACGATCTCCGTTAGCGCGAACCGCGGCGAGACCGCTTACGGGATCTGCTCGACCGATTTCCTGGAGCAGGCTTTCCGCACCGATTCCTATCGCTGCGACATCAGCTTCAACGACGACGGCAGCTGGACCTATCTGATCCAGACCGAGTTGTTCGTGCGCGGCGCGCCGTTCAATCACCGCGACACCAACACGCTCGAGCTGGTCGCACCGCCAAAGCTCAATCCGCTGGCGGTGATCGTGAACGATCGCGCCAAGGCCGGTGGGTCGGGGGCTTGA
- a CDS encoding RibD family protein has product MKPYVVCLMHSSLDGRTHPSRWRPKGAGTDWFEKIHDELGGDAWVIGRVTGSEFAKGKPYPTETPQKFPRENWLARRGAKTYGVVLDAQGKIGWGRSDIGGDPIVFVLTESVPDSHLAGLRGEGVSYIFAGKSEIDLALTLDILSRELGVKRLLVEGGGVANGAFLRAGLIDEFNLILSPAIDGAKGAPFVFESTEADSDKRAPLTAMTLESTRQLGGGVLLLRYLIQNEPQAGAS; this is encoded by the coding sequence ATGAAGCCTTACGTCGTTTGTCTCATGCATTCGAGCCTGGACGGCCGCACCCATCCCAGCCGCTGGCGTCCGAAGGGTGCGGGCACGGACTGGTTCGAGAAGATCCATGACGAACTCGGCGGCGATGCCTGGGTGATCGGCCGCGTCACCGGCTCCGAATTCGCCAAGGGCAAGCCGTATCCGACCGAAACGCCTCAAAAATTTCCGCGCGAAAATTGGCTGGCGCGGCGTGGTGCGAAGACCTATGGCGTCGTGCTCGATGCGCAGGGCAAGATCGGCTGGGGCCGCTCCGACATCGGCGGCGATCCGATCGTCTTCGTGCTCACCGAAAGCGTGCCGGATTCGCATCTCGCGGGGCTCCGCGGCGAAGGCGTGTCCTACATTTTCGCCGGCAAGTCCGAGATCGATCTGGCGCTCACGCTGGACATCCTCAGCCGCGAGCTCGGCGTGAAGCGCCTGCTGGTGGAGGGCGGCGGCGTTGCCAATGGCGCGTTCCTGCGCGCCGGCCTCATCGATGAATTCAATCTGATCCTCAGCCCCGCCATCGACGGCGCGAAGGGTGCACCCTTCGTGTTCGAATCGACGGAAGCGGACAGCGACAAGCGTGCGCCGCTCACGGCGATGACGCTGGAGAGCACGCGTCAGCTCGGCGGCGGTGTCCTCTTGCTGCGCTATCTGATCCAGAACGAGCCGCAAGCCGGGGCCAGTTGA
- a CDS encoding flavin monoamine oxidase family protein: MSQQSEHIVIVGAGAAGLMAARELARTGRRVTILEARERCGGRIHPLPVSQFGYPADGGAEFVHGEAPITRALLREAGLPLQEIAGTQWSFDGAGLSHANRHDPHEAALHALLRDLKDDLAVADFLRRHFAGVEYAQLRYSIERMVEGYDAADPEHASTLALREEWMDGGHAPQARIEGGYGALIDFLAAECHSLGVAIRLGCTVSAIEEEGGSVVVRCARGDAHPCDRVVLTVPLPLLREIALPADARAKLIAADDIGFGNVIKILLRFTRPWWRDHGEDLADMTFLLSEETIPVWWTRYPDQHPVLTGWFGGPRTAELSHLDQQELIAAGLDTLAAIFKIPREVIARDLMASAAINWMHDSFARGAYSWATPRTRQAQATLSRSDGMVLFSGEALYRGRDMGTVEAALASGLATAELILR, encoded by the coding sequence ATGTCGCAACAATCGGAGCACATCGTCATTGTCGGCGCCGGCGCCGCCGGGCTGATGGCGGCACGGGAGCTGGCGCGTACGGGCCGCCGCGTGACCATCCTGGAGGCGCGCGAGCGCTGCGGCGGGCGCATCCATCCGCTGCCGGTCTCGCAGTTCGGCTACCCCGCCGATGGCGGCGCCGAGTTCGTCCATGGCGAGGCGCCGATCACGCGGGCCTTGCTGCGCGAGGCCGGGCTGCCTCTTCAGGAGATCGCAGGCACACAGTGGAGCTTTGACGGCGCAGGCCTGTCGCATGCAAACCGGCACGACCCGCATGAGGCAGCGCTGCACGCCTTGCTTCGGGACTTGAAGGACGATCTCGCCGTCGCCGATTTCCTGCGCCGCCATTTTGCCGGCGTGGAGTATGCGCAGCTACGGTATTCGATCGAGCGCATGGTCGAGGGCTATGATGCTGCAGACCCCGAGCACGCCTCGACGCTGGCGCTGCGCGAGGAGTGGATGGACGGCGGTCACGCGCCGCAGGCCCGCATCGAGGGCGGCTATGGCGCGCTGATCGACTTTCTGGCGGCCGAGTGCCACAGCCTCGGCGTTGCGATCCGGCTCGGTTGCACAGTGTCGGCGATCGAGGAGGAAGGCGGATCCGTGGTCGTTCGCTGCGCACGCGGCGATGCGCATCCATGCGACCGCGTCGTCTTGACCGTGCCACTGCCGCTGCTGCGTGAGATCGCGCTGCCGGCAGATGCGCGCGCGAAGCTCATTGCAGCCGACGACATCGGCTTCGGCAACGTCATCAAGATTCTGCTCCGCTTCACGCGACCATGGTGGCGCGACCACGGCGAAGATCTCGCCGACATGACCTTCCTGCTCTCGGAGGAGACGATTCCAGTGTGGTGGACGCGATATCCGGATCAGCACCCGGTGCTGACCGGCTGGTTCGGGGGGCCGCGGACGGCGGAACTGTCGCATCTCGATCAGCAAGAACTGATCGCGGCCGGGCTCGATACGCTCGCCGCCATCTTCAAGATACCGCGCGAGGTCATTGCACGTGACCTCATGGCGTCGGCGGCAATCAATTGGATGCACGATTCCTTCGCCCGCGGCGCCTATTCCTGGGCAACACCACGTACGCGGCAGGCGCAGGCGACGCTATCGCGCTCCGACGGGATGGTTCTGTTTTCCGGAGAGGCGCTCTATCGCGGCCGTGACATGGGCACGGTTGAAGCGGCGCTGGCGAGCGGCCTCGCGACGGCGGAGCTAATTCTGAGGTGA